A genomic window from Paraburkholderia phytofirmans OLGA172 includes:
- a CDS encoding HNH/ENDO VII family nuclease produces MNFETFALEQTDVPNKLAELAGEIPDLCLDVVELDSPMFLTQENRLELPSLSGETREKLKGDGFPESVLDAIGSDAEGQIYDNANLEATVVNGKDALIRTDIDYDKVDLFGMTNLERMKDGRSPLDANGRPIELHHIGQKQDSPLAELTCAEHRGNGNDNVLHNKLKESEINREDFGKERQEYWKARAEQIESQS; encoded by the coding sequence GTGAATTTTGAAACCTTCGCGCTTGAGCAGACCGACGTCCCCAACAAGCTGGCGGAGCTAGCCGGCGAGATCCCCGACCTGTGTCTGGATGTCGTCGAGCTTGACAGCCCTATGTTCCTGACTCAGGAAAACCGCCTTGAGCTCCCGTCGCTCAGCGGCGAAACCCGTGAGAAACTGAAGGGCGATGGCTTTCCGGAGAGCGTCCTGGACGCTATTGGCAGTGATGCCGAAGGCCAGATCTATGACAATGCCAATCTCGAGGCAACGGTGGTCAACGGCAAAGATGCCTTGATCCGAACGGACATCGACTACGACAAGGTGGACCTCTTCGGCATGACCAACCTTGAGCGGATGAAGGATGGCCGGTCGCCGCTCGATGCCAATGGACGGCCGATTGAATTGCACCACATCGGCCAGAAGCAGGACTCTCCCCTTGCCGAACTCACCTGCGCTGAGCATCGCGGCAACGGCAACGATAACGTGCTGCACAATAAGCTGAAAGAGTCGGAAATCAATCGGGAAGATTTCGGCAAAGAGCGGCAAGAGTACTGGAAGGCCAGGGCCGAACAGATCGAGTCACAAAGCTAA
- a CDS encoding SMI1/KNR4 family protein — translation MQIVKQLVERHQANTRPADQASIQALEQKLPFPLSSEYQSFLSDFGVIVFGAYETYGLGVPEDHYLNVLNAYADLSRDSSYPANAVPLLEVGDGQYYLYDNKAQRIVLWAMPNGGIVRVLDEGLEAFLSQKIFGE, via the coding sequence ATGCAAATCGTCAAACAACTGGTTGAACGCCATCAGGCCAATACCCGTCCGGCAGACCAGGCAAGCATCCAGGCGCTTGAGCAGAAGCTGCCTTTTCCGTTGTCGAGCGAGTATCAATCATTCCTCTCGGATTTCGGCGTGATTGTGTTCGGCGCCTACGAGACCTATGGTCTTGGCGTGCCGGAAGACCACTACCTCAACGTGCTCAATGCCTACGCCGACCTGAGCCGCGATTCCAGCTATCCGGCGAATGCCGTGCCGCTGCTGGAAGTCGGGGATGGCCAGTACTATCTATACGACAACAAGGCACAGCGGATCGTACTGTGGGCCATGCCGAATGGTGGCATCGTTCGTGTACTGGATGAAGGCCTCGAAGCGTTTCTGTCGCAGAAGATTTTCGGCGAATAG